Part of the Penicillium digitatum chromosome 4, complete sequence genome is shown below.
TATACATGGTATTATACTCGGTAACCACGCGTTTGGTGATGTATCGTCCTAGGTGAAAACACCATGAAAAGGGGTTCAAGTCAATGGATAATGTAATCTAGTGTCTCCAGTAGTGTTGAACTACCTCCTATCTATGCCTAAGGAGTGGCTAATATCGCCGTCTCTCACTATCATCATCTATGTCCAAGGAAGCGGCGGAAATGGGGGAAACATTGACCCAGGGAGACGAAGCATTTCAGTTCACACACAGATACTAAATACGCTCTTTAAAGATCACGTGAATCGGTGCTTTCCACCACATAACGTGACAGTGGGATTCACCCTCCCAATCCAATCCCTTGTTTACCAACTCCATCTCATATTTGTAGATCAACTTGGCCAAGATGGATGACATTTCCGTATAGGCAAAACTAGATGGTCagtaactttttttttctcaacaAAGTTTGGAACTGCCTTACTTGCGACCGATACATGCTCTAAGTCCAAGTGAAAATGGCTGACTAGCCTCTTTGAGGTCCGCACACATGGGGTCTGTCCAACGCTCTGGCACGAAGGAGTCGGGATTCTTGAAATACTGCGGATCATGTGTCACGGTCCATGCGCTGGTATAGACTTCGGTCTAGTGAAAGATTAGTCATTCGTGGATTGAGAGGAATAATAACGGCAGGTCCTCACTCCTTTGGGGACGTAATATCCGTCAATGTCAATCCCTGGTGACACCCGTGGGAAGCCCTGCGAGCCAGGCGGGTGAATGCGAAGTGATTCATTGATGACGGCTTGCAAATATGTTAGCTGGAGAGCCGAGGCAGCATCGATGTCCTCGTAGCGTTGATAACGACCACGAATCTCCATCTTGAGCTGTTCGTATGCATGCGGAGTCTTCAAAAGGTAATATGTTGCTGCGGCAAGACAAGTGGCCACCGTCTCTCCTCCAGCGATGCTAGGATCTTGTTAATAACATGGCCATTCAGTCAGGAAAAGGGGATGATATACATAAGAGTTGAAGCGTGAGCCGTCATTTCCTCCTTGTCGATCTCACCACTTTTCACTTTTCCTGCAATATTTGTGAAGAAATCCTGCCGAGCGGAGGTACTACTCAGACGCCTGGCATCGATACTCAGCATCGTCGTTTTCATATTCCAAGGGAAGTTAGATGGGAAATCATACTCTTCAACCTTTGCCCGACTGTACCCGGAATGACGATTGCGCACTTGAACGGTCAAACGGGGTAAAAGGAGCTTACCCACGGTCGCCAATATTCCAAAACGCCGCAGATTGTCAACCAACGTGATCTCGAGAAGGTGGTCGAGGATAAGTTTGATCCAGAAATGATGTTCCTCTGAGGCCGGGCAGGGGGGGGTCAGTTGTCATGAACCATCCAGCCACTTCTTCTCCCAACTTACCACGTTCAATGCAGTGAAAACTCTCCCCAAACGCCATCTCTCCTAGAATGTCAAAGGCAAGCATCTCATACCACTCGACGACGTCTAACCCAGTCTGACCACTGAGAGTGCTGATCTTGTCGACAAAAGCATCAATGCATCGCTGAATAATCCCATCCTGGGCCTGTAAGGCTTTTGTCGAAAAGGCCGGGGTAagattcttcttcttttggGCATGAACCTTCGGAGTCCGTTCACTGCCAATGCAGCCGGTCTTGAACCCTGCCCCGTAGATATCATAGAACTCGCCTTTGATCAGGTGCAAGCCTTGACCCGCGGGCGCTCCGTATATATGTTTCCAGGAATTGATGGAGGCAAAAGAGAGTTCGTTAGGAGAGACTCGGAAGACGGGGCCTAACTGAGTGAGGCTGGGTTAGAGAAGTCTTTTTGGGTCGCCCGAAAGAACACAGGTGCACCCCCTTCATACCGTAGTGCTGGTGCATCTCTTGAATTGAACGATGGCTACGACCCCGCATAGTGTGCCAAAACCGCCATAGTAACGATGATCTCGCCAGAAAGGGCCCGGGAAAGACGGCGAGCGGATGGAAGTACAAGTTATATAGTGCATACCCCACGATGTAAGAGACCGCCTACTCTTTGGAGATTTAACAATAAGACGGATTCAATCAAAATGTTCAGGGAGGGGAGGGCATACCAGTACTAAGACTGCTTGCCACCATATCCACGGCTGGATTGTGGCTAGCCAACAACCGATTCGTTGAATTGTATCACTATCCATGATGATGTTGTGTCTTGTCAGCTTTGACGGAATGAGTTTTATGAACCTGACCCTTATAGGGCTCTATCCCTGATCAAGGAATTTGGTCTCAGCCATCCCGCCGCCAATCGATTCCCAAACAGGAGTTTGGCCGACAATTCGGCCATTTCCCCATTTAAAGGGTTCCCACGACCAGGTCGGATCTGCACGTAGGTTCTGCTTTTGCACACTCACTTTCAGATTCACAGTTGTCACATTCCACATTCGATGCCCAAAATGCGGACGGATCCACAATGTATTCATCTAAGTCCTATGGACAATGTCATGCCCCGGTTTTATGCTCGACTCATCTTTGCCTTTCGATGCTCGTCAAATCACGACCATCAAAAAATCCGAGATTTGCTAGAACAAGGGCTTCGACGCACCAGTGCAGACATTCCGAGTGTTGCGGGCAAGGTGTTCACTAGGCCAGTCACTCCAGACCGCGCGGGCCAGTTGGAAATGCGGGTTCATCCCAGCTATTGCCCTACTGTCCACGCCCGAGAATTCTCTGAGCTGGACTATGATGAGCTTCTGGATGAAGGCCTCCCGCAAGACATATTGGATCCCAACATTTTGTTTCCTGTGATTGGAGCACCGGATTCAGAGCAGGGGGCCCCGGCTTTTCTAGCTCAGGCTAACTTTGTGACGGGGGGCTTGTTGCTTGCAGTCGGCTTGTATCATTCCGTGATTGATGGCACAAGCGGGGTCTGGCTAGCAAAGAAATGGGCCGAGCATACCCGTCATTTACAAAGCGTCACAGAAGACAGAGCGTTGCTGGAGATCATGCCGCGGAGTACGGACCCGGGAGTATTGGAAGATCTCTGGCTCGCTCAAGGATACAGCCCACTTACGGTGGAGGAGCTTAAAACTGGAGCCAAGGGTTCCAATGATCCATCACTCTGGCGACTTCTGGGACTTGATCCATTAAATACCCCGCCGTCCCCACCACTCATGGTGGAGCCAGAGGAGCGAAAAGAACGGCCAATGCAGTCGACCATCTTCTATCTCTCGCCACAAGCTTTGGAAGATTTGAAAAAAGCTTCCACAGAGGAGCCATTTGGGAGGGTGAGCACCAACGACGCTCTGATGGCTCTACTGTGGAGGTCCATCATCCGTGCGAGGTTTCCAAGTAACACGTCATCAACGGATACAGATGAGGCTATTCTCGATACCACCTACGATGGGCGAGCGGGATTTTCCCCAGACCTTCCCTTCACCTATATGGGGAGTCTGATCTTCACCTGTACTGCTCGGATGCAACGATCCCAGCTGGTATCCCCCACAGCGTCCTTGGCCTCTGTAGCGCATGAAATCCGTCAGGCGGCCAAGAATATCGATTCATCCCGTATGCATGCAGCGTTCGGTTTGGCAGTATCGATACCTGATTACACCAAGCTGACCTATCCGTTTGCCACATTTGCCGGGGCGGAAGTCTGCATTACCTCCTGGATCGCCTGGAGCATGTTTGATCTCGACTTCGGACCTATATTCGCAAACGGGGGGCGGCCGGATTTCGTACGCCCGCCTAGGCAAGAGTTTGATGCTGTGTGTCGTCGATGTGTTGTTTTGCCTTTGCAGAGTCATGGAGGCTGTGAGGTTCTTATTTCCTTGGTTGCAGATGAAATGCAGCGATTGGAGCAAGACCCGGAGCTTGCGCGTTTTGCTTGTGTGGCGTGCCATTAAGTTCATCGTTGATAGATTACTATAACGCGAATCTCAGGGGAAAAGTTCATTTTCATATCTTTTACTAGCTCAAGAGGCTCTTCAAGGCCACATATAGCTTATTTTCCAGAATGGTGGTTTTATGTGGCATCCCAAAGAGGAAAGCCCCGAACATATTTCCATCGCCGAAAGATAAATCGCCTCTGATTTTTCCtgatctttctttctctcatAACTATACCAAGACAAGAGCAAACTAAGAAAAATGACAACGTCGGTTTTTTTGGTCATTTCTTCGGCCTTGAGTCTACTTGCCGTGAGTCTGGTGTATCGAGGCGTGGCCTGGGGCCTGAACATTAAAGCGGCCAAACGAACAGGGCTTCCGTATGTCTTATCTCCCATTCATGAGCTCGAATTTTGGGCGTATCTGACAAATCCATTATTGCGGTCGTGGCTGGGTGGCCACGTCTTGTCGGGACTCGGATGGCCCCGATGGGCGCGATTGATGATCAAAGACTGGACATACGAGGATCGAGGCCGAGCGCATCGAGAGTATGGTCCAGTATTTCTGGCGGTCAGTCCAGCTGGTTTAATCTGCTATATTGAGGATCCCGATACAGCAATGGCAGTTTGCACTCGGCGGAAAGCATTCATCAAGCCTCCCAACAAAATGAGTACGCAAAGAcgatccccccccccattcgACAGGCATACCGATTTCCTCTGCTGACAACTTCAAATAAGAAATGCTCGAACCTTTCGGTCCCAATGTGGTCTCCACCGATGGTAACCTATGGAAATCTCATCTCCGGGTCACTGTACCCCCACTACAAGGCGATGCTGTGCATCGAACTGTTTGGACAGAGACTTTGCATCGAAGCGAGATTCTGGCCACCCGCTGGAAAGCAGCAGCAGAAGGGAAAGCAGCACCTTCCCTCCGGGATGGGGTTTACGATTTGACAGTCAATGTCATGTCCGTTGCGGGGTTTGAAAAACAGTCACACCAGCAACTGGAGAAGggggaggaagaagaggaggattCGACTTATTCTTCACCCCTGGGCCATCATCGTCTGTCGCTAGTGGAGTCAATCTTCCTGGTAGTGACTAATCTGCCCATTTTCGTGCTGGTCCCGGCTTGGCTAGTCCGATTCTGTGCGAACACGGTATATACGGCGTATTCTGAGTTGAACCAGTACATGGACGAGCTTCTGGCTCAAGAAAAGGCCGTTACAGAGAGACGCCAGGAGGCCAAGAACACGACTAGGGCCAAAGGAAATCTACTCACTGCCGTTGTCGAATCCAACAATCAACAACCGGAGCTCAAGACTTCGGGCGCAGTGTCAGGTCCTGTAGGACGCACCCGGTTAACAGATGTTGAAGTCAAAGGGAATGTGTTCATGCTCCTATTGGCAGGTATGGAACCACAGCTAGTTATATTGAACCCTACAAAATGTCACTGCGACCAAACTCATGCCCACAACAGGATACGACACCACAGCTAATACGATACTCTTTTCGACCATCGTGCTATCACTGAATCCTCCCATCCAAGATGCTGTCATTGCTGAGATCCGCCAGGTGCATCGTGAAGCCGTGGCTGCCGGGCGATCTGACCTCTCTTATGACGAAGACTTGCCTAAATTCCGTTATCTATTAGCTTTCATGGTACCTACAAGATTATTATCTTCCTCCGCCCCATGAAAGGAGAGAGAGCTAACTCGTCACAAATTTCCTTTCAACTGCAGTACGAAGTCATGAGGGTCTTTCCTATCGTCATTCCTATCACCCGATTAGCGGTCACAGACCAGGACCTTGTTGTCGATGGGACCAAACATACCCTTCCTGCCCAGACACTCACTATCGTCAACAATACGGCCATTCACCACAATGAGGCTAACTGGCCCTATCCTCACATCATTGAGCCTCGACGCTGGCTGACGACCAACCCAAACACCTTTGACCCGACCAACACCATAACCACCAATACGACTTCTCCAGATGATCCTCATCAGCCAGCAAAAACAACAACCCCCCAGCCTACGGTCACCTCCGCACGACCGGGGACAACACATCGTCGCGGAACCTTTATGACTTTTAATGAAGGTCCTCGCGCATGCCCTGGGCGACGTTTCGCCCAGGTTGAGTTCGTCGCGTTCTTTGCCCAGTTACTGCGGGACCATCGGCTGGGGTTAGTGAACGACTCAACCACAGATCGGGAAGATTTGGAGCGCCAGATCCGTCTGCTCGGGGGAGGCTCACCGGTCACATTGGTGCCCCCTGTCGATGTAAAAGTTTGCTTATTAGCATGTTGAGGATTTCTTGCGCTACGGAGGGGGGAAGGGAGTGAATGTGTGTGTGCTAGGCAATCTAATAGGTTATGCTACCGAGATAGATTCATGAAACAACCACATTTCAACAAGTCTCCCGACACTTCAAAATTCTACTTTCGGGGTTATGGACCGATTAAATGACCTTTGAATCGTCTTAAGTTGAAAGATTTTCTGATTTTCCTTCTAGAGACCTATCATAAAATGAATCTTCGCGTATTTCTTAACAAAAGATGGGGTTAAGCCTAGTTCTGGTGGATTTGCCAAATCATTTACAAGTCCCTCCGCAAAAGTTGTCGGGGATTCGGCCCTACGCCCGCGATTTTAGCTACGCGTCAGTTTAACCCACCAACTTTAACCACCCACTATACCACCAAGAATACCTCTACATCCTATTAATTCAAATTGTAGGCGTAGAAACGATCCATCTCCCTACTTTATGGGCTAGATTGCTGGCTAGCATAAAGCGAGGCTACCAATTGCTACTCTTATGCGATACTATGATTTACCCGAGTTGACCGTTAAATATACCCTTAAATAAGATCCACTCCGCTACGAAGGTATAGCCTACCTCGCTCTAGGCGTCCCCCTATCCTCGTAGAGGGTGATTTAGAGCAAGTAAAAATTCTATTAAAATTAGGAAATAGAATATTTGCCCTTGGATCTTCTGCCTTAATAACCTTTACGAAAATTTTAAATTAGAATACATTACTAAATACGAGAAGTAAAAAAAGATCCTTAATTATAATCTAAGCGGTGATCTGGTAGTAGTTATGTAAAACTAATTAATAGTGTAAGATAAAACCTCGGCGTAGAATAGCTATTCTTAGTGGATATAAATTTAGATAGGTATAGGATCCCCGAAAACTTTTACGGTAGAACCATATCCTTATAATAATAGACCGAAACTAATAACTATCTCTTAGCGAAATCGATTTCTTACTCTTAGGAAATTTAAAGACCCAAGGGAAGTGGGCCAAGATAGGCAGTTTTACCCTAAAAATACGGGAGACTTTGGTGTGTGACACATGATAGGCTATATCATGAAATCATAGAAGAAGCTTTAAGCGGAGAGGCGCTCGCGTAAGAGGCTCTCAAGTGATCTAAGGGGAGATTCTGTTTTCTCCTTCCTCCTTGTTATGGAATAAGCCAGGtggtggtaaagatgatcttacTGTTATGGAGTAGCTACATAAGATAACCTATCCTGCTTAGTGATCGATGCCTTCGTCATACCCCAGGCCCTCACATTCTCTAACTTTGGAATTTTGGTTCCACCGCACCCACCTGGCGCCCAGACAAAACTTGTGTTTGATTtcttcttgattttcttaATTTTCAGAAATCTCAGCGTTTCCATCTTGTTCTATGTCTTCTGCCGAAAGTCAGTCGCGGCCTGCTGCAACCGAGTAAGAGCCAGATTCTCCCGGCCAAACCAGAACGGCCGAAGATCCGCGATAGGTTCCTCCAGTTCAGTATAACAGTCCCCCAGGGTCAAGATGATGCGCCCATTCCATCgttcctccttctcctgggAGGTGGTGGTTGGGTATCGTTCGGCCTCCGTCTCCTTGCCATAAACGTCGACGCGCCGGGGCTGAGTGGCCGTGGCCGAGTATGCCATAGCCAACCCCACAAAGTGGGCTGAGCTAACCGGTAAGCCGTGAGCGATAATCGGAGCGGCGAGGTGGGCGGGAAGAAGGCTAGTGATGGTGGCCGCCGGGGCGACACCGTTGATGGTGATGCCGTCTTGGATGGTCACGGATCGAAGTGCGCGGATGAGACCGACCAGCTGATTTCTGTGTTAGATTTTCCGAGGATACAAGTCAGGGAAAGGGGTAAAtaggaaagagaagaaataaaGAAAGGCCTACTGCCAATTTCCCCGCCGCATAGACAGGCAAGGTTTGTTCCGGTGCATAGGCGGTGGCACTGGTGGTTATGACAATACTGCCCTTAATTTGGTGCCGCTTCATGGAGCTCCACGTCAATTTGACTACATTCATGGCCGCCCGGAGGTTGGTGTCAAGTACGTCGTACGTTGGCTCCTCCAACAACCCCGTGGCCGCATCCCATGTGTCCGCAAAGTAATTTGTCGACTCGGAAATGCCTGCATTGGCGAAGACGAGATGGACCGGCCCGATCGAGTCGAAAGCCCCACAGAGATCGGCCCATTTGGAGACGTCGCATTTGTGCACTACCAGACGCGGGTTGTGCCGATAGGACTCAGCGTCGTCATCTCTTGGACTGTTCCGATCGAGGATGTGAACGGTGGCTCCTTTGCTGGTGAGGACCTGAGCGGTGGCATAGCCAATTCCAGATGACCCTCCTGCATGAGGGATCAATGGATATTTCCCCTCCCTTCTCCCGAAATTACTCAAATTGATGCATACCTGTGATAATGGCGACGGTACCGTCTAGTGGGGGGATAGATTGTTCGGTGATAGTCAAAGAAGACATGTTTAGCTTATAGTTCACAAAATGAAGCGCCCTTTCAAGGGAAAGGCGTCAGACGTGGGTGAGGCGGAAGG
Proteins encoded:
- a CDS encoding Cytochrome P450; translation: MTTSVFLVISSALSLLAVSLVYRGVAWGLNIKAAKRTGLPYVLSPIHELEFWAYLTNPLLRSWLGGHVLSGLGWPRWARLMIKDWTYEDRGRAHREYGPVFLAVSPAGLICYIEDPDTAMAVCTRRKAFIKPPNKMKMLEPFGPNVVSTDGNLWKSHLRVTVPPLQGDAVHRTVWTETLHRSEILATRWKAAAEGKAAPSLRDGVYDLTVNVMSVAGFEKQSHQQLEKGEEEEEDSTYSSPLGHHRLSLVESIFLVVTNLPIFVLVPAWLVRFCANTVYTAYSELNQYMDELLAQEKAVTERRQEAKNTTRAKGNLLTAVVESNNQQPELKTSGAVSGPVGRTRLTDVEVKGNVFMLLLAGYDTTANTILFSTIVLSLNPPIQDAVIAEIRQVHREAVAAGRSDLSYDEDLPKFRYLLAFMYEVMRVFPIVIPITRLAVTDQDLVVDGTKHTLPAQTLTIVNNTAIHHNEANWPYPHIIEPRRWLTTNPNTFDPTNTITTNTTSPDDPHQPAKTTTPQPTVTSARPGTTHRRGTFMTFNEGPRACPGRRFAQVEFVAFFAQLLRDHRLGLVNDSTTDREDLERQIRLLGGGSPVTLVPPVDVKVCLLAC
- a CDS encoding Cytochrome P450, E-class, group I — protein: MRGRSHRSIQEMHQHYGPVFRVSPNELSFASINSWKHIYGAPAGQGLHLIKGEFYDIYGAGFKTGCIGSERTPKVHAQKKKNLTPAFSTKALQAQDGIIQRCIDAFVDKISTLSGQTGLDVVEWYEMLAFDILGEMAFGESFHCIEREEHHFWIKLILDHLLEITLVDNLRRFGILATVGKLLLPRLTVQVRNRHSGYSRAKVEERLSSTSARQDFFTNIAGKVKSGEIDKEEMTAHASTLIIAGGETVATCLAAATYYLLKTPHAYEQLKMEIRGRYQRYEDIDAASALQLTYLQAVINESLRIHPPGSQGFPRVSPGIDIDGYYVPKGTEVYTSAWTVTHDPQYFKNPDSFVPERWTDPMCADLKEASQPFSLGLRACIGRNFAYTEMSSILAKLIYKYEMELVNKGLDWEGESHCHVMWWKAPIHVIFKERI
- a CDS encoding Transferase, whose translation is MRTDPQCIHLSPMDNVMPRFYARLIFAFRCSSNHDHQKIRDLLEQGLRRTSADIPSVAGKVFTRPVTPDRAGQLEMRVHPSYCPTVHAREFSELDYDELLDEGLPQDILDPNILFPVIGAPDSEQGAPAFLAQANFVTGGLLLAVGLYHSVIDGTSGVWLAKKWAEHTRHLQSVTEDRALLEIMPRSTDPGVLEDLWLAQGYSPLTVEELKTGAKGSNDPSLWRLLGLDPLNTPPSPPLMVEPEERKERPMQSTIFYLSPQALEDLKKASTEEPFGRVSTNDALMALLWRSIIRARFPSNTSSTDTDEAILDTTYDGRAGFSPDLPFTYMGSLIFTCTARMQRSQLVSPTASLASVAHEIRQAAKNIDSSRMHAAFGLAVSIPDYTKLTYPFATFAGAEVCITSWIAWSMFDLDFGPIFANGGRPDFVRPPRQEFDAVCRRCVVLPLQSHGGCEVLISLVADEMQRLEQDPELARFACVACH
- a CDS encoding Short-chain dehydrogenase/reductase SDR, which produces MSSLTITEQSIPPLDGTVAIITGGSSGIGYATAQVLTSKGATVHILDRNSPRDDDAESYRHNPRLVVHKCDVSKWADLCGAFDSIGPVHLVFANAGISESTNYFADTWDAATGLLEEPTYDVLDTNLRAAMNVVKLTWSSMKRHQIKGSIVITTSATAYAPEQTLPVYAAGKLALVGLIRALRSVTIQDGITINGVAPAATITSLLPAHLAAPIIAHGLPVSSAHFVGLAMAYSATATQPRRVDVYGKETEAERYPTTTSQEKEERWNGRIILTLGDCYTELEEPIADLRPFWFGRENLALTRLQQAATDFRQKT